A genome region from Thermomonospora amylolytica includes the following:
- a CDS encoding OmpA family protein, whose protein sequence is MTAPAAAPDAVREITLAQARTLARRGRYLEAERLLDELAGDGGGPDVTVLDLLARVYAQQGRLEEADRCWAEAERLAPDAPEITEGRRRIAALRGSRPRRATTGLLGRVVAVLVAVLILALLLDIRGEVRREPAAVSPPPAPRPAAPADALPDLAVRLGDMRGVGVERLPGELVVTFPEGLFRSGATLTADGRAVLEDVGGRLRAYAGRITVTVVGHTDSRAMPPGGEFASNAELGLARATVVRELLRRAAGLPTAALPVSTMGGVAPPFPDAADQSRNRTVSLRISAARGG, encoded by the coding sequence ATGACGGCGCCCGCCGCGGCGCCGGACGCCGTCCGCGAGATCACCCTGGCGCAGGCCCGCACGCTGGCCCGCCGCGGCCGCTACCTGGAGGCCGAACGGCTGCTGGACGAGCTGGCCGGTGACGGCGGCGGGCCCGACGTGACCGTGCTGGACCTGCTCGCCCGCGTGTACGCCCAGCAGGGCCGGCTGGAGGAGGCCGACCGCTGCTGGGCCGAGGCCGAGCGGCTGGCCCCGGACGCCCCGGAGATCACCGAGGGCCGCCGCCGCATCGCCGCCCTGCGCGGCTCCCGCCCCCGCCGGGCGACGACGGGCCTGCTGGGCCGGGTGGTCGCGGTGCTGGTCGCCGTGCTGATCCTGGCCCTGCTGCTGGACATCCGCGGCGAGGTCCGCCGGGAGCCCGCCGCCGTCTCTCCGCCCCCCGCGCCGCGGCCGGCCGCGCCCGCCGACGCGCTGCCCGACCTGGCCGTCCGGCTGGGTGACATGCGGGGCGTCGGAGTGGAACGGCTGCCCGGCGAGCTGGTCGTCACGTTCCCCGAGGGGCTGTTCCGCAGCGGCGCGACCCTGACCGCGGACGGCCGGGCCGTGCTGGAGGACGTGGGCGGGCGGCTGCGTGCGTACGCCGGCCGGATCACCGTCACCGTGGTCGGCCACACCGACTCCCGGGCGATGCCGCCGGGCGGCGAGTTCGCCAGCAACGCCGAGCTGGGCCTGGCGCGCGCCACCGTCGTCCGCGAGCTGCTGCGCCGGGCGGCGGGCCTGCCCACGGCGGCGCTGCCGGTGTCCACGATGGGCGGCGTGGCGCCGCCGTTCCCGGACGCCGCCGACCAGTCCCGGAACCGGACGGTGAGCCTGCGGATCTCCGCGGCGCGCGGGGGGTGA
- a CDS encoding Hsp70 family protein: MTRSTIDFGIDLGTTNSAIARFAGVGAEIVKNNLGHETTPSAVWVDRRNRMHVGSAAKVRSEEDPDNVCTEFKLRMGTSGMAKHFTAAGRSMEPEEMSAEVLKSLKRDVAQRHGEEITAAVITVPAAFELSACDATKRAAELAGLTQAPLLQEPIAAALASGFQSTADNAFWLVYDLGGGTFDAAVINLRDGEFNVVTHRGDNFLGGKLIDWQIVERLLIPAITERHAMTGLGRGDRRWAAAISKLKQAAEQAKIQLSQMEVAEVLLELTDEHGRPFDFEYEMHRADVERLFEPFIVRSVNLCRTALSESGLGPGDIEKVLLVGGPTLSPYLRQRLADPREGLGIPLDHGQDPITVVARGAAIFAATQRLETMAAPPPPAPGQYAVQLEYEPVGPDLQPFVGGRVSGPDLAGYSVELIRDDARDPWRSGRIALAPNGAFGVTLLAERGRPNTYRIELTDPTGAPHDITPATLTYTVGVVDTQPPLTHSIGVGLADNEVEWLLKRGTPLPAKRRVTLRTTVPVRAGGGEGMIRIPLLEGEHDRADRNRRIGRLEVSPTQVRRDVPEGSEVEVTLRVDESRLIVARAYMPILDEEFEQVVNLQTETVPEQPELAREAAAEKRQLAAVRREAEELNDRPALTVLARIDAERIVADVEEMVEAAKVDPDAATMCGKRLLDLKAAVDEVEDALEWPRLTLQAHELLQAVREIVAVKGGPQHRQALASGETAVQEAITAHNARLLQQRLDELRSLALQVLDESGDLQFMAFEELRTMQPEMRDQAEAGRLIAVGRQAMDRGDADTLRHINVQLRDMLPSPPPPPDPFSTVRR, from the coding sequence ATGACCCGCAGCACCATCGACTTCGGCATCGACCTCGGCACCACCAACAGCGCCATCGCCCGGTTCGCCGGCGTCGGGGCCGAGATCGTCAAGAACAACCTGGGGCACGAGACCACGCCGTCGGCGGTGTGGGTCGACCGCCGCAACCGGATGCACGTGGGCAGCGCCGCCAAGGTGCGGTCCGAGGAGGATCCCGACAACGTCTGCACCGAGTTCAAGCTGCGGATGGGCACCTCCGGCATGGCCAAGCACTTCACCGCGGCCGGCCGGTCGATGGAGCCGGAGGAGATGTCGGCGGAGGTCCTCAAGTCCCTCAAACGGGACGTCGCCCAGCGTCACGGCGAGGAGATCACCGCCGCCGTGATCACCGTGCCCGCCGCGTTCGAGCTGAGCGCCTGCGACGCCACCAAGCGGGCCGCCGAGCTGGCCGGGCTCACCCAGGCGCCGCTGCTGCAGGAGCCCATCGCCGCCGCGCTGGCCTCCGGGTTCCAGAGCACGGCCGACAACGCCTTCTGGCTGGTGTACGACCTGGGCGGCGGAACGTTCGACGCCGCGGTGATCAACCTGCGGGACGGCGAGTTCAACGTGGTCACCCACCGGGGCGACAACTTCCTCGGCGGCAAGCTGATCGACTGGCAGATCGTCGAGCGGCTGCTGATCCCCGCGATCACCGAGCGGCACGCGATGACCGGGCTGGGCCGCGGCGACCGGCGCTGGGCCGCGGCGATCAGCAAGCTCAAGCAGGCCGCGGAGCAGGCCAAGATCCAGCTGTCCCAGATGGAGGTCGCCGAGGTCCTGCTGGAGCTCACCGACGAGCACGGCCGGCCGTTCGACTTCGAGTACGAGATGCACCGCGCCGACGTGGAGCGGCTGTTCGAGCCGTTCATCGTGCGGTCGGTCAACCTGTGCCGCACGGCGCTGAGCGAGAGCGGGCTCGGGCCGGGCGACATCGAGAAGGTGCTGCTGGTCGGCGGCCCCACGCTGTCGCCCTACCTGCGGCAGCGGCTGGCCGACCCGCGCGAGGGGCTGGGCATCCCGCTGGACCACGGCCAGGACCCGATCACGGTGGTGGCCCGCGGCGCGGCCATCTTCGCCGCCACCCAGCGGCTGGAGACGATGGCCGCGCCCCCGCCGCCCGCCCCCGGCCAGTACGCCGTCCAGTTGGAGTACGAGCCGGTCGGGCCGGACCTGCAGCCGTTCGTCGGCGGCCGGGTGTCCGGGCCCGACCTGGCCGGCTACTCGGTGGAGCTGATCAGGGACGACGCCCGCGACCCCTGGCGCAGCGGCCGGATCGCGCTGGCGCCCAACGGCGCGTTCGGCGTCACGCTGCTGGCCGAGCGCGGCCGCCCCAACACGTACCGGATCGAGCTGACCGACCCGACCGGCGCGCCGCACGACATCACCCCGGCCACGCTGACCTACACCGTCGGCGTCGTCGACACCCAGCCCCCGCTGACCCACTCGATCGGGGTGGGCCTGGCCGACAACGAGGTCGAGTGGCTGCTCAAGCGCGGCACCCCGTTGCCGGCCAAGCGCCGGGTGACCCTGCGCACCACGGTCCCGGTCCGGGCGGGCGGCGGCGAGGGCATGATCCGCATCCCGCTGCTGGAGGGCGAGCACGACCGGGCCGACCGCAACCGGCGGATCGGGCGGCTGGAGGTCTCGCCCACCCAGGTGCGCCGGGACGTGCCCGAGGGCAGCGAGGTCGAGGTCACCCTCCGGGTCGACGAGTCCCGGCTGATCGTGGCGCGGGCCTACATGCCGATCCTGGACGAGGAGTTCGAGCAGGTCGTCAACCTGCAGACGGAGACCGTCCCGGAGCAGCCCGAGCTGGCCCGCGAGGCCGCCGCCGAGAAGCGCCAGCTGGCCGCCGTCCGGCGGGAGGCCGAGGAGCTGAACGACCGGCCCGCGCTGACGGTGCTGGCCCGGATCGACGCCGAACGGATCGTCGCCGACGTCGAGGAGATGGTGGAGGCCGCCAAGGTCGACCCCGACGCGGCCACCATGTGCGGCAAGCGGCTGCTGGACCTCAAGGCCGCCGTCGACGAGGTCGAGGACGCGCTGGAGTGGCCGCGGCTCACCCTGCAGGCCCACGAGCTGCTCCAGGCGGTCCGCGAGATCGTCGCGGTCAAGGGCGGCCCGCAGCACCGGCAGGCGCTGGCGTCCGGGGAGACCGCCGTGCAGGAGGCGATCACCGCGCACAACGCCCGGCTGCTCCAGCAGCGCCTCGACGAGCTGCGCTCGCTCGCCCTGCAGGTCCTGGACGAGTCCGGCGACCTGCAGTTCATGGCGTTCGAGGAACTGCGCACCATGCAGCCGGAGATGCGCGACCAGGCCGAGGCGGGCCGGCTGATCGCGGTCGGGCGGCAGGCGATGGACCGGGGCGACGCCGACACGCTCCGGCACATCAACGTCCAGTTGCGGGACATGCTGCCCAGCCCGCCGCCGCCCCCCGACCCGTTCTCGACGGTGCGGCGATGA